In a genomic window of Sutcliffiella sp. FSL R7-0096:
- a CDS encoding outer membrane lipoprotein carrier protein LolA — protein sequence MNNLRKAWLLLVVGLVSILVLAGCGTKSKEDVTASLGAKVEEMKGYESNAKMTLQTGAEPQVYEVQIGHNKPNYYKVNLKNAEKDQSQIIIRNDEGVFVLTPALNKSFRFHSEWPQNSSQAYLFESLVNDIKNDPDATFTATEEHYVFETKTNYQNNKLLPTQEITLSKKDLSPVSVKVMDPDKKPLVLVEFSDFKFDASFDADAFDVKKNMTGARASLEMPASGPVTEESDEFSAMTPLDTPAGTDLKEETVVETANGKRVVMTYEGDKTFTLIQEKARNADVPTSTFVNGQPADLGFTVGAMTENSLTWTYQGVDFTLASKDLTQEELLMVARSVQGAAIK from the coding sequence ATGAATAATTTGAGAAAAGCATGGCTATTGTTAGTGGTTGGCCTTGTGAGTATCCTTGTTCTCGCAGGGTGCGGTACGAAATCGAAAGAAGATGTAACAGCTTCTCTTGGTGCGAAAGTGGAAGAGATGAAAGGCTATGAATCCAATGCGAAAATGACACTTCAAACCGGCGCCGAGCCACAAGTGTATGAGGTGCAGATCGGTCACAACAAACCGAACTATTACAAAGTCAACCTGAAAAATGCGGAAAAAGATCAAAGCCAAATCATTATCCGCAATGATGAAGGCGTATTCGTTTTAACGCCAGCATTGAATAAAAGTTTCCGTTTCCATAGCGAATGGCCGCAGAACAGCAGCCAAGCCTACCTGTTCGAATCGCTTGTGAATGACATTAAAAACGATCCGGATGCAACCTTCACTGCAACGGAAGAGCACTATGTATTCGAAACAAAAACAAACTATCAGAATAATAAACTGTTACCAACACAAGAAATCACGCTTAGTAAAAAAGATTTATCACCTGTTTCGGTAAAAGTGATGGATCCAGATAAAAAGCCTTTGGTTCTAGTGGAGTTCTCTGATTTCAAATTCGATGCAAGCTTTGATGCGGATGCGTTTGATGTGAAAAAGAATATGACTGGGGCTCGTGCAAGCCTGGAAATGCCTGCTTCCGGACCTGTCACGGAAGAGTCGGATGAATTCTCTGCCATGACACCGCTGGATACTCCTGCCGGTACTGATCTTAAAGAAGAAACGGTTGTGGAAACAGCCAATGGAAAACGTGTCGTCATGACATATGAAGGGGATAAGACCTTTACGCTTATCCAGGAAAAGGCCCGGAATGCCGATGTCCCGACATCCACATTCGTCAACGGACAACCAGCTGACCTTGGCTTCACCGTAGGAGCCATGACAGAAAACAGCCTGACATGGACCTACCAAGGAGTCGACTTCACCCTGGCATCCAAAGACCTCACCCAAGAAGAACTACTCATGGTCGCACGCTCCGTCCAAGGCGCAGCCATCAAATAG
- the alr gene encoding alanine racemase, with translation MSSFHRDTWVEVDLDCIYENVKAIQEHVTKDVTVIAVVKANAYGHGDAQIAKVALEAGAKYLAVSFLDEAMSLRKQGITAPILVLGASRVSDLPLAAKEKITLTVFQKEWVEEAISAYKNTVLETVNLHLKLDTGMGRIGARTKEEVTQIMDLIEKEPNLQIEGVYTHFATADELHSNYVEQQFGRFEALLGDIKEKYTIPMIHCGNSATTLRFPERIFNAVRVGIAIYGLTPSPEMEPTLPFQLKEAFSLLTKLVHVKKLSIGESVSYGATYTTKEEEWIGTVPVGYADGWIRKLQGMNVLVDGKFAPIIGRICMDQFMIKLPHELPLGTTVTLIGKQGDKRISSNDVAAKLETINYEVPCMISYRVPRMFWRNNNIMEVRNYLQDQPVE, from the coding sequence ATGTCAAGCTTTCATCGGGACACATGGGTTGAAGTGGACTTGGATTGTATATATGAGAATGTGAAAGCCATACAGGAGCATGTGACAAAGGATGTCACGGTCATAGCCGTCGTGAAGGCGAACGCGTATGGGCATGGAGATGCGCAGATTGCAAAAGTTGCACTGGAGGCTGGAGCGAAATATCTTGCCGTTTCCTTCCTGGATGAGGCAATGTCGCTAAGAAAGCAAGGCATCACCGCCCCGATTCTCGTGCTTGGGGCATCAAGGGTTTCAGATCTGCCGCTCGCCGCGAAAGAGAAAATCACACTGACTGTTTTTCAAAAGGAATGGGTGGAAGAAGCAATCAGTGCATACAAAAATACTGTCCTTGAAACAGTCAACCTGCATCTCAAGCTGGACACAGGGATGGGGCGTATCGGGGCACGCACAAAAGAAGAAGTCACACAAATTATGGACCTCATAGAAAAAGAGCCAAACCTTCAAATAGAAGGAGTTTATACACATTTTGCAACAGCTGATGAACTTCACTCCAATTATGTGGAGCAGCAGTTTGGAAGGTTTGAAGCACTGCTAGGGGATATAAAAGAAAAATACACGATCCCGATGATACATTGCGGAAATAGCGCTACCACGTTGCGATTCCCGGAACGTATTTTTAACGCGGTTCGGGTGGGTATTGCCATCTATGGACTGACACCATCACCGGAAATGGAACCCACACTCCCTTTTCAACTAAAAGAAGCCTTTTCCCTTCTTACTAAGCTTGTTCATGTGAAAAAGCTTTCGATAGGAGAAAGTGTCAGCTATGGAGCCACCTACACGACAAAAGAGGAAGAGTGGATCGGGACAGTTCCGGTTGGTTATGCGGACGGGTGGATACGAAAGTTACAAGGGATGAACGTATTGGTGGACGGAAAATTTGCGCCAATTATTGGTAGGATCTGTATGGACCAATTTATGATCAAGCTACCACATGAATTGCCGCTTGGGACCACGGTAACACTGATTGGAAAACAAGGCGACAAACGAATAAGCTCCAATGATGTGGCAGCAAAGCTTGAAACCATCAACTATGAAGTACCGTGCATGATCAGTTACAGGGTTCCGCGCATGTTTTGGAGGAACAACAATATAATGGAAGTGAGAAATTATTTGCAGGACCAACCCGTAGAATAG
- a CDS encoding PH domain-containing protein — protein sequence MMFEKRRMHPAAIVVGFFKQLRELLFPIILFVFFGSTGDGWFGVVYIGVMLLWFAGLIVVGILSWYRFYYWIEDGELRMEYGVFVRKRRFIPQERIQTLDTSEGIIQRIFGLVKVQVETAGGGAEAEASLTAVTKDEAHRLREALLYKKHQADIGDETDDLTESEDLEAEKVEELPKPVFTVSWKSLFIVGTTSGGIGVVLSAVIAFTSQFDQIVPYEDIIDRFGMVLQTSVFLIASIIFLVLFLSWLISIVMTMFKYGNFTVVKNKDELQISRGIIEKRQLTISLERIQAIRITQNILRQPFGFATVYVESAGSSGGKEADFSTILFPLVKMSEVEAYLKEFVPAYQLSKDIQPLPKRSLIRYLIRLGVPAILLSAPFAYFFQPYGYFAFLSVGVALLLGYSQFNTAGWSLGQTGSGNGEQLQLSYRHLSKNIVMVRKKRIQSFELRESFFQGKRKLYTVKASIKTGLGGKNFQVVDVDNEDGDRIYEWYSHEKKQGNVV from the coding sequence ATGATGTTTGAGAAAAGAAGGATGCATCCTGCTGCCATCGTCGTGGGATTTTTCAAGCAACTGCGGGAACTCCTGTTTCCGATCATCCTCTTCGTATTCTTTGGGAGTACTGGGGATGGGTGGTTCGGGGTCGTCTATATCGGTGTCATGCTCCTATGGTTTGCCGGGTTGATCGTGGTGGGCATCCTTTCCTGGTATCGATTTTATTATTGGATAGAGGATGGCGAATTGAGGATGGAATACGGTGTCTTCGTGAGAAAACGCCGTTTCATCCCGCAAGAGCGAATCCAGACATTGGACACATCCGAAGGCATCATTCAACGGATATTCGGCTTGGTAAAGGTGCAGGTCGAGACGGCAGGTGGTGGTGCGGAAGCCGAGGCAAGCCTTACCGCTGTCACAAAGGATGAGGCCCATCGTTTAAGAGAAGCCCTATTGTATAAAAAACATCAGGCTGATATTGGGGACGAGACAGATGATCTAACGGAATCGGAAGATCTAGAAGCGGAAAAGGTGGAAGAATTGCCGAAGCCGGTTTTCACTGTTTCATGGAAATCGCTATTCATTGTCGGGACAACCTCCGGAGGCATTGGGGTCGTCCTATCAGCAGTCATCGCGTTTACTTCTCAGTTTGACCAGATCGTGCCATATGAAGATATCATCGATCGCTTCGGGATGGTGTTGCAAACGAGTGTGTTCCTGATTGCTTCCATTATATTTTTGGTTCTATTCCTCTCTTGGCTCATCTCCATCGTCATGACCATGTTCAAATATGGGAATTTTACCGTCGTGAAAAATAAGGATGAATTGCAAATCTCAAGGGGGATCATCGAGAAAAGGCAGCTGACCATTTCGCTTGAGAGGATCCAGGCAATCCGAATCACCCAAAATATATTAAGGCAGCCATTCGGGTTTGCTACCGTCTATGTGGAGAGTGCCGGCAGCTCTGGTGGGAAGGAAGCGGACTTTTCGACGATCCTATTCCCATTAGTGAAAATGTCCGAAGTAGAAGCATATTTGAAGGAGTTTGTTCCAGCTTATCAGCTTTCTAAAGACATCCAACCTTTACCAAAACGATCTTTGATCCGTTACTTAATCCGATTAGGGGTGCCGGCAATCCTGCTATCTGCCCCATTCGCCTATTTCTTTCAACCCTATGGATACTTTGCGTTCCTGTCAGTAGGGGTAGCGTTGCTTCTTGGATACAGCCAATTCAATACAGCTGGCTGGTCCCTTGGCCAAACTGGAAGTGGAAATGGAGAGCAATTGCAACTTTCCTACCGTCATCTCAGCAAAAATATCGTCATGGTGAGGAAAAAACGGATCCAGTCGTTTGAATTGAGAGAATCATTTTTCCAAGGGAAAAGGAAGCTTTATACCGTAAAGGCTTCGATTAAAACAGGCCTTGGAGGGAAGAACTTCCAAGTGGTGGACGTGGATAACGAGGATGGCGACCGAATATACGAGTGGTATTCCCATGAAAAAAAGCAAGGGAACGTCGTGTAA
- the murF gene encoding UDP-N-acetylmuramoyl-tripeptide--D-alanyl-D-alanine ligase has product MIKRTLKEIQEMAKGEEISSEYSAIVVEGVSKDTREDMSGKLYIPIIGENFNGHAFVRDAIEKKGAVASFWQKDQPEPPADLNLIFVDDTIEALQYLASSYRNEIGMKVVGITGSNGKTTTKDMVTSVLETSFRVHKTAGNYNNHIGLPLTILSMKEDTEVAVLEMGMSGRGEIELLSNIAKPDAAIITNIGESHMQDLGSREGIAEAKLEIASGLKPDGKLIINGDEPLLTDRVGGNANVIPFGLKAKNAYQAKDIALKGKGTHFIIEETEYFIPVLGAHNVTNALAAIIVGELFGVTEENRKKGLEQLVITGMRNEVVETTGGWTVINDAYNASPTSMRAALDLLGSLSGYKKKIAVLGDMLELGDMEKTFHYEIGQYVKGKNVDYVFTFGELGMEIAKGAQEVMEPVRVKPFMNKQELTMELLPLLEAGDVVIVKGSRGMKLEEVIEGIK; this is encoded by the coding sequence ATGATAAAAAGAACCTTGAAGGAAATTCAGGAGATGGCAAAAGGAGAGGAAATCTCCTCTGAATACAGCGCCATCGTAGTGGAGGGTGTTTCAAAGGACACGCGCGAGGACATGAGCGGCAAATTGTACATTCCGATTATCGGGGAGAATTTTAACGGTCATGCATTTGTTCGTGATGCCATTGAAAAGAAAGGGGCAGTTGCTTCCTTTTGGCAAAAAGATCAGCCTGAGCCGCCGGCAGACCTGAACCTTATATTTGTCGACGATACGATTGAGGCGTTGCAGTATCTTGCAAGCAGCTATCGCAATGAAATCGGCATGAAGGTCGTGGGGATTACAGGAAGCAATGGGAAGACAACGACAAAGGATATGGTTACTTCCGTCCTTGAGACATCCTTCCGCGTACATAAAACGGCGGGTAACTACAATAACCATATCGGTTTGCCGCTGACCATCCTATCCATGAAAGAGGACACGGAAGTCGCTGTACTTGAGATGGGGATGAGTGGTCGTGGTGAAATTGAGCTGCTGTCTAATATCGCTAAGCCCGACGCAGCCATTATCACGAACATCGGGGAATCTCATATGCAAGACCTTGGTTCACGTGAGGGGATTGCAGAAGCAAAACTTGAGATCGCTTCAGGGCTGAAACCGGACGGGAAGCTGATTATCAATGGAGATGAGCCACTGCTGACTGACAGAGTTGGTGGCAATGCTAACGTCATTCCATTCGGGTTGAAAGCAAAAAACGCATATCAAGCAAAGGACATTGCGCTTAAGGGGAAAGGCACTCATTTTATAATAGAAGAAACAGAGTATTTCATCCCGGTACTTGGTGCCCATAATGTGACGAATGCTCTTGCGGCAATCATCGTCGGTGAGCTGTTCGGGGTGACAGAAGAGAACCGGAAAAAAGGACTGGAGCAACTGGTCATCACTGGTATGAGAAACGAAGTGGTGGAAACCACTGGTGGTTGGACCGTAATCAATGATGCCTACAATGCAAGCCCGACGTCCATGCGTGCTGCATTGGATCTATTGGGAAGCCTCAGTGGTTATAAGAAGAAAATTGCCGTGCTTGGTGATATGCTAGAACTTGGTGATATGGAGAAAACCTTCCACTATGAAATCGGGCAATATGTAAAAGGGAAGAATGTGGATTATGTCTTCACTTTCGGGGAACTTGGCATGGAGATTGCTAAAGGAGCGCAGGAAGTGATGGAACCGGTTCGAGTGAAGCCGTTCATGAACAAGCAGGAGCTGACAATGGAACTTCTGCCTTTACTGGAGGCTGGTGATGTGGTAATAGTAAAGGGATCACGCGGAATGAAGCTAGAAGAGGTAATAGAAGGAATTAAATAA
- the uvsE gene encoding UV DNA damage repair endonuclease UvsE gives MTLVKLGYVAMSVQLTNASPSKTMTYAQFSKLKDREAAIEKLERISIENLENCLRLLKHNVANDIRFFRFSSKLIPLANHEELKDWKFMRPLKEILSQIGDYIEANPMRVDFHPDHFVLLNSKKKEIINQTIKTLSMHRSLLKGMRVPTKHRCVLHIGGGYDDRELALEQFIHNWALVPQSLQEMLILENDDTTFHLRDALYVCEKLNVPLVFDYHHHLAHYEKEAKPWEEDWERVVQTWEHSPLPVKMHISSPRDEKNFRAHAEYVDPKMFMDFLQGMKGSTPEIHCMIEAKKKDEALFQLMRDMKDYSDIEIVDGASFVIN, from the coding sequence ATGACCCTTGTAAAACTAGGCTATGTTGCCATGAGTGTTCAGCTCACCAACGCCTCCCCGTCCAAAACCATGACCTATGCGCAATTCAGCAAACTCAAGGACAGGGAAGCGGCCATTGAAAAACTCGAACGCATCTCGATAGAAAACCTGGAGAACTGCCTGCGCCTTCTCAAGCACAATGTGGCTAATGATATTCGATTTTTCCGCTTCAGCTCCAAGTTGATCCCGCTTGCGAATCACGAAGAACTGAAAGACTGGAAATTCATGCGACCGCTCAAAGAAATTTTATCTCAAATAGGTGACTACATAGAAGCAAATCCGATGCGAGTGGATTTTCATCCAGACCACTTTGTCCTGTTAAATTCCAAAAAGAAAGAAATCATCAACCAGACCATCAAAACCCTTAGCATGCACCGATCGCTTTTAAAAGGAATGAGGGTGCCGACGAAACATAGATGTGTGCTTCATATTGGCGGTGGATATGATGACAGGGAACTGGCGCTTGAGCAATTCATCCACAACTGGGCGCTGGTACCGCAATCCCTTCAAGAAATGCTGATTCTGGAGAACGATGACACCACATTCCATCTCCGGGATGCTTTATATGTATGTGAAAAGCTAAATGTGCCCCTTGTATTTGACTACCATCATCACCTGGCCCACTACGAAAAAGAAGCCAAGCCATGGGAAGAGGACTGGGAGAGGGTGGTGCAAACGTGGGAGCACTCCCCATTACCTGTGAAAATGCATATCTCAAGTCCAAGGGATGAAAAGAACTTCCGGGCGCATGCGGAATATGTGGATCCAAAGATGTTCATGGACTTTCTACAAGGAATGAAAGGGAGCACACCCGAAATTCATTGCATGATCGAGGCGAAGAAGAAGGATGAAGCGCTTTTTCAGCTCATGCGCGATATGAAGGATTATTCCGATATAGAAATAGTGGATGGGGCCTCTTTTGTAATCAATTAA
- a CDS encoding RsbT co-antagonist protein RsbRA: protein MNHEIINYIEGNRETIFNRWIEGMDEIGEKKEFKAISEKVYLSTSREYINLLLNNISRNSEDLSSVLTDFAEKIVRFGWPLVYVTEGLTLFGKIVYEGMTEEANDSRKVSLMYDFEKWLRPVQNEILKTYTGSWEHTVSMQKIALQELAAPLIPVFDRISVMPLVGTIDTERARQIMENLLQGVVKHRAEVVLIDITGVPVVDTMVAHHIIQAAEAVRLVGAKCLLVGIRPEIAQTIVNLGINLDQIITKNSLKKGIETALEMTNRQIVTVGDQT, encoded by the coding sequence ATGAATCATGAGATAATCAATTATATTGAGGGAAACCGTGAAACAATTTTTAACCGCTGGATTGAAGGTATGGATGAAATCGGTGAAAAAAAGGAATTCAAAGCCATTTCTGAAAAAGTGTACTTGAGTACTAGTCGTGAATACATCAATTTGCTGCTAAATAATATCAGCAGGAATTCAGAAGACCTGTCTAGTGTATTGACGGATTTTGCTGAGAAGATTGTGCGCTTCGGTTGGCCGCTTGTCTATGTGACGGAAGGTTTGACCCTTTTTGGGAAGATTGTATATGAAGGGATGACAGAAGAGGCGAATGATAGCCGTAAAGTTTCCTTGATGTACGATTTTGAAAAGTGGCTTCGCCCGGTCCAAAACGAAATTTTAAAAACTTATACAGGATCATGGGAACACACTGTTTCTATGCAGAAGATCGCATTGCAGGAATTGGCTGCACCGCTTATCCCGGTTTTTGACAGGATTTCTGTCATGCCACTTGTAGGTACGATCGATACGGAACGTGCAAGGCAGATCATGGAAAATCTTCTTCAAGGAGTCGTCAAGCATCGTGCAGAAGTGGTGTTGATCGACATAACCGGGGTTCCTGTGGTAGATACCATGGTGGCCCATCATATCATCCAGGCAGCAGAAGCGGTCCGCCTTGTCGGGGCAAAGTGTCTGCTTGTGGGAATCCGTCCTGAAATTGCGCAGACCATTGTCAATTTAGGCATCAACCTGGATCAAATCATTACGAAAAACTCCTTGAAAAAAGGAATTGAGACAGCACTTGAGATGACAAACAGACAAATTGTGACTGTGGGGGATCAAACGTGA
- a CDS encoding DEAD/DEAH box helicase: MALFKELGLSEDIMKSIDRMGFEEATPIQSETIPVALTGKDVIGQAQTGTGKTIAFGLPLLENVDVKNDSIQGIVIAPTRELAIQVAEEIYKASYHKRARVLSVFGGQDISRQIRSLKKNPHIVVGTPGRLLDHINRKTLRLQNVNTVVLDEADEMLNMGFIEDIEKILAETPEQKQTLLFSATMPAPIRAIAERFMSEPVSVKVKAKEVTVSNIQQYYVEVPEKKKFDTLTRLLDIQSPELAIIFGRTKRRVDELSDALNVRGYSAEGIHGDLSQAKRMSVLRKFKEGSIDVLVATDVAARGLDISGVTHVYNFDIPQDPESYVHRIGRTGRAGKSGLAITFVSPREVSYLHHVERVTKRKMDKMKAPTLDEALEGQQKMSMEKLTQAVEAQNLGFYRSAAEQLLEEHDAVTLVSAALKLFTKEPDETPIRLTEEAPMHSRRGGGGGGRGGDRNRGGGKSHGGGGKGGWNKRSDNRGGGSGSRDANAKRQGYKRSSRKERV, from the coding sequence TTGGCGTTATTTAAAGAATTAGGTTTATCAGAAGATATAATGAAGTCGATCGACAGAATGGGGTTTGAAGAAGCTACCCCTATCCAATCGGAAACGATTCCTGTTGCATTAACCGGTAAAGACGTTATCGGGCAAGCTCAAACAGGTACAGGTAAAACGATTGCATTTGGTCTTCCATTACTTGAAAATGTTGATGTGAAAAATGATTCCATTCAAGGTATCGTAATTGCACCGACTCGTGAATTGGCAATCCAGGTTGCTGAAGAAATTTATAAGGCTTCTTACCATAAACGTGCTCGTGTTCTTTCCGTTTTCGGAGGCCAGGACATCAGCAGACAGATCCGTTCATTGAAAAAGAACCCTCACATCGTAGTTGGTACTCCAGGTCGTCTACTGGACCATATCAACCGTAAGACTCTTCGTCTTCAAAATGTGAACACGGTTGTTCTTGATGAAGCGGATGAAATGCTAAACATGGGATTCATCGAGGATATCGAAAAAATCCTTGCTGAAACTCCAGAACAAAAACAAACTTTACTTTTCTCTGCTACAATGCCTGCACCGATCCGTGCAATCGCTGAACGTTTCATGAGCGAGCCTGTAAGTGTAAAGGTAAAAGCGAAAGAAGTAACAGTTTCCAACATCCAACAATACTACGTGGAAGTTCCGGAAAAGAAGAAGTTCGACACATTGACTCGTCTTCTTGACATTCAATCTCCAGAGCTTGCTATCATCTTCGGTCGTACAAAGCGCCGTGTTGATGAGTTATCTGACGCTTTGAACGTGCGTGGATACTCTGCAGAAGGAATCCACGGTGACCTTTCCCAAGCGAAGCGTATGAGTGTACTACGTAAGTTTAAAGAAGGTTCCATCGATGTACTTGTTGCAACAGACGTAGCAGCTCGTGGACTAGACATCTCTGGTGTAACACATGTTTACAACTTCGACATTCCACAAGACCCTGAAAGCTATGTTCACCGTATTGGACGTACAGGTCGTGCTGGTAAGAGTGGATTGGCGATCACATTCGTTAGCCCTCGTGAAGTTAGTTACTTGCACCATGTAGAGCGTGTAACTAAACGTAAAATGGACAAAATGAAGGCACCTACTCTAGACGAAGCGCTAGAAGGCCAACAGAAAATGTCCATGGAAAAATTAACGCAAGCGGTTGAAGCGCAAAACCTTGGTTTCTACCGTAGTGCAGCAGAACAATTACTTGAAGAGCACGATGCAGTGACACTTGTATCTGCAGCTTTGAAATTGTTCACAAAAGAGCCGGACGAAACACCTATCCGTCTTACTGAAGAAGCACCTATGCACTCAAGAAGAGGCGGCGGTGGTGGTGGCCGTGGCGGCGACCGTAACCGTGGTGGTGGAAAAAGTCATGGCGGCGGCGGAAAAGGCGGCTGGAACAAGCGCTCCGACAACCGTGGCGGCGGTTCTGGTTCAAGAGACGCTAACGCGAAGCGCCAAGGCTACAAGCGCTCTTCCCGTAAAGAACGCGTATAA
- a CDS encoding rhomboid family intramembrane serine protease — MFVRTENFRTFRRLYPIITIIVAIHLVLWLIVQFSPTFRSLTIGFNLLIWQGEIWRLVTPIFLHASLTHLLFNSLSLVLFGPGVERMLGKVKFLVFYVLGGILANVATLLLKPEIYMHLGPSGAIFAIFGLYFYMVFLRPDLLDRANSQVILTILVIGLVMTFLNQNINVVAHLFGFFAGTVLAPFFLGRGPNTAPRSFRAIFPKTDSPRAPRSGKQTIVWIVLIGLVLVGILARYM; from the coding sequence ATGTTTGTCCGAACGGAAAATTTTCGTACGTTTAGAAGATTATATCCTATTATCACCATAATTGTAGCCATCCATCTTGTTTTATGGCTGATTGTACAATTTTCTCCAACGTTTCGCAGTTTAACAATCGGTTTCAATTTACTTATTTGGCAAGGGGAAATTTGGCGGCTTGTCACACCCATTTTCCTTCATGCCAGCCTGACGCACTTATTGTTCAATTCCCTGTCCCTGGTCCTGTTCGGCCCTGGCGTGGAGCGCATGCTGGGCAAGGTGAAATTCCTTGTGTTCTATGTACTAGGTGGTATCCTAGCAAACGTGGCAACTTTACTATTAAAACCTGAAATCTATATGCATCTCGGCCCATCCGGTGCTATATTTGCGATTTTCGGCCTTTATTTTTATATGGTGTTCCTGCGCCCAGACCTTTTAGATCGGGCCAATTCACAAGTAATCTTAACCATCTTGGTGATAGGTCTTGTCATGACCTTTTTAAACCAGAACATCAATGTGGTTGCTCATTTATTCGGATTTTTTGCCGGAACGGTGTTGGCTCCTTTCTTTTTAGGGAGAGGACCTAATACAGCCCCACGTTCGTTTCGGGCCATTTTCCCTAAAACCGATAGTCCACGGGCACCCCGGAGCGGGAAGCAGACCATTGTATGGATTGTGTTGATCGGCTTGGTGCTTGTCGGTATTTTGGCGAGGTATATGTAA
- the ndoA gene encoding type II toxin-antitoxin system endoribonuclease NdoA gives MIVKRGDVYFADLSPVVGSEQGGVRPVLVIQNDIGNRFSPTVIVAAITAQIQKAKLPTHVEIDAKRYGFERDSVILLEQIRTIDKQRLTDKITHLDEEMMDKVDEALQISLGLIDF, from the coding sequence TTGATTGTCAAACGCGGTGACGTTTATTTTGCTGATTTATCCCCGGTTGTTGGGTCTGAGCAAGGAGGCGTTCGACCAGTACTTGTCATCCAAAATGATATCGGAAATCGATTTAGCCCGACCGTTATAGTTGCTGCAATTACTGCTCAAATCCAAAAAGCCAAACTCCCAACACATGTAGAAATCGATGCAAAGCGATATGGTTTTGAACGCGACTCTGTTATCCTGCTCGAACAAATTCGAACAATCGATAAACAAAGGTTGACGGACAAAATAACTCATCTTGACGAAGAGATGATGGACAAAGTGGATGAGGCGCTTCAAATAAGTTTAGGACTTATTGACTTTTAA
- the acpS gene encoding holo-ACP synthase, whose product MIIGTGIDIIELARIEKLMERQPNFIDRILTPPEKERFSSLSAKRKVEFLAGRFAAKEAFSKANGTGIGKELSFQDMTIASTEKGKPYFMAPSLEDGKVHLSISHSEQYAIAQVIIESLSS is encoded by the coding sequence ATGATTATTGGAACCGGGATAGATATTATCGAGCTCGCGCGGATCGAAAAGTTGATGGAACGCCAGCCGAATTTTATAGATAGAATCCTTACGCCGCCGGAAAAGGAGAGATTCTCTTCCTTGAGCGCCAAACGGAAAGTGGAATTCCTTGCAGGCCGTTTTGCGGCAAAAGAGGCATTCTCCAAAGCGAATGGGACCGGAATCGGAAAAGAACTGAGTTTTCAGGACATGACGATTGCTTCCACGGAAAAAGGAAAGCCTTATTTTATGGCACCTTCACTGGAGGATGGAAAGGTCCACTTGTCCATCTCCCACAGTGAGCAGTATGCCATCGCGCAAGTAATTATCGAAAGCTTGTCAAGCTAG
- a CDS encoding PH domain-containing protein: MRPEPNQMIDRKALSVWRISAALNAIFYLLMVGAFWFIQRTFDLPWWTLLIAGGLFVIIIIFTVFIFPAMQWKRWRFEVHEHEIDLQHGIFIKRRTLVPMVRVQHVDTRQGPILKKYHLSTVLISTAATIHEIPALDEEQADQLRDYISRLARVTEDDV; encoded by the coding sequence ATGAGGCCGGAACCTAATCAGATGATAGATAGAAAAGCACTGTCGGTATGGAGAATTTCCGCCGCGCTTAACGCCATCTTCTACTTATTGATGGTGGGGGCATTTTGGTTTATCCAACGGACGTTCGATCTGCCTTGGTGGACACTGCTGATAGCGGGGGGACTTTTTGTCATTATCATTATTTTTACCGTATTTATCTTCCCGGCCATGCAGTGGAAACGCTGGCGGTTTGAGGTGCATGAGCATGAGATCGACCTGCAGCATGGCATTTTTATAAAAAGAAGGACATTGGTTCCGATGGTTCGCGTCCAGCATGTGGATACGAGACAAGGCCCAATTTTGAAAAAGTATCACCTTTCAACTGTTTTGATTTCAACGGCAGCGACCATCCATGAGATTCCTGCACTTGATGAAGAGCAGGCAGATCAACTTCGTGACTACATATCAAGGCTAGCTAGGGTGACTGAAGATGATGTTTGA